A single genomic interval of Homo sapiens chromosome 15, GRCh38.p14 Primary Assembly harbors:
- the MAN2A2 gene encoding alpha-mannosidase 2x isoform X8, with protein sequence MTSPIPVAQIPRSAANLISNACLVGASTALGRCHPGPSQRPTWQRGQPCFWTNTGRSPSCSEATSSWCLLEMTSDMTSPRSGMPSSSTTNGSLTSSTAGLTSMCRGAEVLYSLAAAHARRSGLAGRYPLSDFTLLTEARRTLGLFQHHDAITGTAKEAVVVDYGVRLLRSLVNLKQVIIHAAHYLVLGDKETYHFDPEAPFLQVDDTRLSHDALPERTVIQLDSSPRFVVLFNPLEQERFSMVSLLVNSPRVRVLSEEGQPLAVQISAHWSSATEAVPDVYQVSVPVRLPALGLGVLQLQLGLDGHRTLPSSVRIYLHGRQLSVSRHEAFPLRVIDSGTSDFALSNRYMQVWFSGLTGLLKSIRRVDEEHEQQVDMQVLVYGTRTSKDKSGAYLFLPDGEAKPYVPKEPPVLRVTEGPFFSEVVAYYEHIHQAVRLYNLPGVEGLSLDISSLVDIRDYVNKELALHIHTDIDSQGIFFTDLNGFQVQPRRYLKKLPLQANFYPMPVMAYIQDAQKRLTLHTAQALGVSSLKDGQLEVILDRRLMQDDNRGLGQGLKDNKRTCNRFRLLLERRTVGSEVQDSHSTSYPSLLSHLTSMYLNAPALALPVARMQLPGPGLRSFHPLASSLPCDFHLLNLRTLQAEEDTLPSAETALILHRKGFDCGLEAKNLGFNCTTSQGKVALGSLFHGLDVVFLQPTSLTLLYPLASPSNSTDVYLEPMEIATFRLRLG encoded by the exons ATGACGTCCCCCATACCTGTGGCCCAGATCCCAAGATCTGCTGCCAATTTGATTTCAAACGCCTGCCTGGTGGGCGCATCAACTGCCCTTGGAAGGTGCCACCCCGGGCCATCACAGAGGCCAACGTGGCAGAGAG GGCAGCCCTGCTTCTGGACCAATACCGGAAGAAGTCCCAGCTGTTCCGAAGCAACGTCCTCCTGGTGCCTCTTGGAGATGACTTCCGATATGACAAGCCCCAGGAGTGGGATGCCCAGTTCTTCAACTACCAACGGCTCTTTGACTTCTTCAACAGCAGGCCTAACCTCCATGTGCAG GGGGGCAGAGGTTCTGTACAGCCTGGCTGCAGCTCACGCTCGCCGCTCTGGTCTGGCTGGCCGGTACCCACTGTCTGATTTCACCCTCCTGACGGAAGCTCGGCGCACATTGGGGCTCTTCCAGCATCACGATGCCATCACTGGCACGGCCAAGGAGGCTGTGGTGGTGGACTATGGGGTCAG GCTTCTGCGCTCCCTTGTCAACCTGAAGCAGGTCATCATTCATGCAGCCCACTATCTGGTGCTGGGGGACAAGGAGACCTACCACTTTGACCCTGAGGCGCCCTTCCTCCAAGTG GATGACACTCGCTTAAGTCACGACGCCCTCCCAGAGCGCACGGTGATCCAGCTGGATTCCTCGCCCAG GTTTGTGGTCCTATTCAACCCACTGGAACAGGAGCGATTCAGCATGGTGTCCCTGCTGGTCAACTCTCCCCGCGTGCGTGTCCTTTCGGAGGAGGGTCAGCCCCTGGCCGTGCAGATCAGCGCACACTGGAGCTCTGCCACCGAGGCGGTCCCTGACGTCTACCAG GTGTCTGTGCCTGTCCGCCTgccagccctgggcctgggcGTGCTGCAGCTACAGCTGGGCCTGGATGGGCACCGCACGCTGCCCTCCTCTGTGCGCATCTACCTGCACGGCCGGCAGCTGTCCGTCAGCAGGCACGAAGCGTTTCCTCTCCGTGTCATTGACTCTGGCACCAGCGACTTCGCCCTCAGCAACCGCTACATGCAggtctggttctcaggccttacTGGGCTCCTCAAG AGCATCCGAAGGGTGGATGAGGAGCACGAGCAGCAGGTGGACATGCAGGTCCTTGTCTATGGCACCCGTACGTCCAAAGACAAGAGTGGAGCCTACCTCTTCCTGCCCGATGGCGAGGCCAAG CCCTACGTCCCCAAGGAGCCCCCCGTGCTGCGTGTCACTGAAGGCCCTTTCTTCTCAGAGGTGGTTGCGTACTATGAGCACATTCACCAGGCGGTCCGGCTTTACAATCTGCCAG GGGTGGAGGGGCTGTCTCTGGACATATCATCCCTGGTGGACATCCGGGACTACGTCAACAAGGAGCTGGCCCTGCACATCCATACAGACATCGACAGCCAGGGTATCTTCTTCACAGACCTCAATGGCTTTCAG GTGCAGCCCCGACGGTATCTGAAGAAGCTCCCCCTCCAGGCCAACTTCTACCCCATGCCAGTCATGGCCTATATCCAGGACGCACAGAAGCGCCTCACGCTGCACACTGCCCAGGCCCTGGGTGTCTCTAGCCTCAAAGATG GCCAGCTGGAGGTGATCTTGGACCGGCGGCTGATGCAGGATGACAACCGGGGCCTAGGCCAAGGGCTCAAGGACAACAAGAGAACCTGCAACCGTTTCCGCCTCCTGCTAGAGCGGCGAACCGTGGGCAGTGAG GTCCAAGATAGCCACTCTACCAGCTACCCATCCCTCCTCAGCCACCTGACCTCCATGTACCTGAACGCCCCGGCGCTCGCTCTGCCTGTAGCCAGGATGCAGCTCCCAGGCCCTGGTCTGCGCTCATTTCATCCTCTGGCTTCCTCACTGCCCTGTGACTTCCACCTGCTCAACCTACGTACGCTCCAGGCTGAG GAGGACACCCTACCCTCGGCGGAGACCGCACTCATCTTACACCGCAAGGGTTTTGACTGCGGCCTGGAGGCCAAGAACTTGGGCTTCAACTGCACCACAAGCCAAGGCAAG GTAGCCCTGGGCAGCCTTTTCCATGGCCTGGATGTGGTATTCCTTCAGCCAACCTCCTTGACGTTACTGTACCCTCTGGCCTCCCCGTCCAACAGCACTGACGTCTATTTGGAGCCCATGGAGATTGCTACCTTTCGCCTCCGCTTGGGTTAG